The nucleotide sequence CGATCGGTTCGGTCTCCCCTTCCACATAAATGTTGAGGACATTCTTCGCGACGTTCTTAAACGTCGAAAGCACGACCGGTCCGTCACCCGGATCAATGGGCGGACAGGCGGAAACCGCAAGCACTTCCGCTGCCCCCACCACATGCAGTTCGGGCATGTTGAGCTCAATGACTGCGCCCGGTTTTGCACGGTGCCGCGAAATCCAGCTCAACGGCCGCAGCAGTTCCGCCTCAAAGTAAGTGCCGTCCTCTTTGCGCATCCGTACCGACACCAGCCGCCAGCCTTCAGGCGTCGGGTCGATGGTTGATTCCGTTTCCAGCCGAAGCGGATTCCGCCCAACCACCCGCATTCCGGGACGCATCTGTTGAATCGGCGTCGTCACCACCCGCTTGGATGTAGCTCCTGGACTCAAAGTCGCCTGCGCGGATGGCAACACTGACGCATCGGCACCACTTATCAGACCCGTCCCCGCTTTCCAGAAGCAGAAACTGGTCAACAGCATGCAGCTGAAGATCGCTATTTTTCGAGTGATGTCAGACATGAAAACAATTCTTTTATAAAAGAGCTTTTATTCTGCTTAGTGTGGTCCGGCTGATGAAGGTTATTCATGTAAATGGCATTCAATATATGACCTATTCAAAAATATTGAATTAAGAACTCGAACCACAGTCGCTGACACTTTATTCTTTCCTGATTACCGAATTGCAACTCCAATCTCACAAAGCTCATTAATTCCATTGAGCAACTCTGTGAATTGTTTTTTGGGCTTGCCTTTCGGAGCCACAAGTATAATGTCTTCTTCTTCGTCTTCCAAAAATAAGTCAATAACGAATGGCCAATAGTCGTTCCAAGAAGAAAGCTTATCTCTCCAATTGCTCCTGATCGCGTTTTCTCTCGTGATCACAACTTGTGTTTCAGGATCACGTCGGACGAGCTTTGCCGGAACACCATGCATATCGAACTCCTGGAATATTCCCTCGCTAATATCAATCGCCAATTCATTCGTTGAATAAAACTCTGCCCTAGCGAAATCGAAAAGAAGTTGCGTTGTCTCACTTCGATCTACGTGGTGAGCGGCAATATTGATCTTCAGTTGCCCGATTTTGCCACGCATTGTAACTCTCCTAAAAAGCGGAGCCCAAAGAATCAGGAGATCATTTGTCTTTAGGCCATCAACCATAACGTCTTGAAAATTTGCTGGTCCAATCCCACAATTTATTGCCTCGCAATTGGTCAGGCGTGCATTCCTAACGGTAGATCGCAGTGAACAATCTTTTGTTAGTGAAAGAGCGCAGTTATCGAAAACGCATTTTTGGAAATCCACGTCTTCATACAACAAAGCGCTATTTCGATCAACTAGTTTAAAGAAAGTCTGGTTTATTATTTTGTTCTTATATGGTGTATTGCTCATCAAAATTGTGCCGGAGTAAGACTTGGATAAATAATAAATTCAGATATGCGTCCAACCCCCGGCCGACTTAAATGCTTCGGAATCGCGGCCTCAGTCGTTATGTCGAACAGTCGAGTTGTTCCCGGCTCCATTCCAATAAAATCAGGCGACGAGATAAATCGTCCCTTGGGTCCACGTGCACGCCCAGTGTGATGAAACAACGAGTTTAACAACTCGTCTTCTTGAATGATACGTGCAGAAAGACTCTCAACTGCCTTGCCGTAACTTGCACTTGCCAAATTCGTTCTGTCACGAAGATGACGATAACTGCCCGGGGTCTTCAAGTCCCTTGCTATTCGAGGGTTGGCTGCAAGATCAGCAACCGCTTGATTTACAACATTTTGAAGAACTCTCCGAGTATCAGGTATAACATGAGGATTGAGGACAGTAAGAGTTGCTGCGTTCTTTGAGCTGCTTAGCCCCCCGATATTTGATATAAATCAGGGCCACAAGGTCCGGTATTATGCACCAGCAGACCGGAGTCGGTGACACTGTAGACGTGTTCGCCGGCGACTTCCAGATTATAAACCGGTTCCGGTCCGGCGCGGATTTCGATCGAGGTGATACGGACTGTTTTACCAAGCGCCGAACGCAAACGTTCGCCGGGCTGTAACTGGTCCGTATGCACAAAGCCGAAGTCCATTGGCGTGAATTCCTGGGCTCACTCAACCAGCGCGGACTGCATGGCGTGAAGCTGATCGTCAGTGATGCACACGAAGGCCTGAAAGCGGCCCGACAGAATATGCTCGCTGGAACGCCCTGGCAGCGTTGCCAGTTTCATTTGATGCAAAACGCAATGCAATATGTTTCCAAGGTTCATTTGCGCAAACAGGTTGCCGATGAATTACGCAATATCTTTAACGCCAGAGATTTGGATGATGCGCTGAAGGAACTGAAACGGTTCGTCACTTCTCATGAAAAAACAGCACCGAAACTGGCGAGTTGGGCGGAAGACAACATCCCGGAAGGACTGACGGTATTCACTATTCCTGCCGGACATCGCAAGCGGATGCGAACCACGAACATGCTGGAACGCCAGAACAAGGAATTAAAACGACGCACCCGCGTGGCGGGACTGTTTCCCAATGAGGAGTCGCTGCTGAGACTGGTGACCGCGGTCCTGGTGGAACTCAGCGATGACTGGGAAACCGGAATGAAATACCTGACAATTTAATACAGATCGCAGAGACCGAAGGTCCCAGGAATTTACAGAAAGTTTGTGTCCTTCCGGTAAGCGTGCAAAATCTTTCCGTTGTGAATTATTTGGCGGGCCACTCAGGAAGCGAGGCCAGCCGCCGACGGGGGCTCAAGCAACGGCGGGGAGTTCGGCGATTGTCTGGCGGTAGTTCCAGGGCAGGAACCGTTCGGGATGGGCGGCGACTTCGCCGGGATGGCGGAAGAGTTCGGTGAGATAATCGAAGGGGTTCGCCTGATTGAGCTCGCAGGTGTGGATCAGGCTCATGAACATATCGCCGATGCGGGCTCCGTTTTGCGTGCGATAGAAAAGTGAATTTTTGCGATGGCAGATCGCTTTTTTCAGAGCCCGCTCGCAGACGTTATTGTCCAGCGGGGCTCCGGCTTTGTGCAGAAAGAGCGTCAGCTTCTCCCAGTGTCTGAGCAGGTAATTGACGGCGGTGCCCAGAGTCGAGTTCGGCTCGACGAGCCTTTCGTCGAACTGCCGATGCAGCCAACTCTTCAATTCCGTCATCGCCAGTTGGCTGTGGGCTTGATGTAACTCCAGACGTGCTTCAGAAGACAGCCCCTCTTTCCGGGCAGTGGCATCATTTTTATAGACGATCTTTAATGCTTCGAGTACGTGGCCGCACTCTGCGGGAAACAGATCGTGAATCTCCACGAACTGCCGGCGGGCATGGGCCAGGCAGTTGGCGACGATCGTCCCCAGTTCCCGGGGTATGTTCCGCGCGAGCGCATCGCACATCTGGATCGGAGACTCAAGTTCGGCTGCGCGCTGCTTGAGTACCTCGGCCAGGTTCTCGCCGGCGTGCCGATGCGAGCTGAAAAACAACGCAATGCGGCGACCATCCCGCGTGGAAATGACGCCGGAAGTGAACAGACCGGTGCGGTCCGGATTGTCCACGAAGGGAATCCGGCGTTCTCCCATCAGGGTCAGAATCTTCACGGTTGTGTCGTCGTTGTAGAGAATCGTTCCCTGAGCGGCTTCTCGCATGAGGTCTTCAAAAGCCGGATTGAGTAGAGGGGCAAAAGTGGAAACCACATCCCACTGAGTCGAGGCCGGCAGAGGAAT is from Gimesia maris and encodes:
- a CDS encoding polymorphic toxin-type HINT domain-containing protein, which produces MDFGFVHTDQLQPGERLRSALGKTVRITSIEIRAGPEPVYNLEVAGEHVYSVTDSGLLVHNTGPCGPDLYQISGG
- the tnpC gene encoding IS66 family transposase, whose translation is MNRKKPEVMEVDHKRLQDVADRARQSLAHQDAELIERVFESYEYVAGLIQEKNMSIGRLQKMLFGAKTEKTRQVVGNSDQADAEPNSGKSSEHTGDTGETESDKKRNGKPPPRGHGRNGADAYRGAEQIEIPHSLLHAGDPCLECGKGTLYQKLPRTVVRITGQAPLGARTYALERLRCGLCGAVFTAALPREAGREKYDARAGAMIGLLKYGSGLPFNRLQGLQGNLEIPLPASTQWDVVSTFAPLLNPAFEDLMREAAQGTILYNDDTTVKILTLMGERRIPFVDNPDRTGLFTSGVISTRDGRRIALFFSSHRHAGENLAEVLKQRAAELESPIQMCDALARNIPRELGTIVANCLAHARRQFVEIHDLFPAECGHVLEALKIVYKNDATARKEGLSSEARLELHQAHSQLAMTELKSWLHRQFDERLVEPNSTLGTAVNYLLRHWEKLTLFLHKAGAPLDNNVCERALKKAICHRKNSLFYRTQNGARIGDMFMSLIHTCELNQANPFDYLTELFRHPGEVAAHPERFLPWNYRQTIAELPAVA